A portion of the Punica granatum isolate Tunisia-2019 chromosome 7, ASM765513v2, whole genome shotgun sequence genome contains these proteins:
- the LOC116213752 gene encoding B-box zinc finger protein 25-like encodes MKIQCDVCERAPATVICCADEAALCSKCDFEVHTANKLASKHQRLLLQCLSNYKLPRCDICQEKAALIFCVEDRALFCQDCDESIHSAHSLSANHQRFLATGIRVALSSKCTSGSQKGPFEPPSQNTPQNPMKTPKPQQASLSTGWSVDELLQLSELESSEKKDQLGFGELEWLADVGLFGEQSTHHQETLTAAEVPQLPVSQPSSFPAPNCRTNKFTVSAQKKPRIDIAEDDDDDDEHFTVPDLGLD; translated from the exons ATGAAGATACAGTGCGATGTGTGCGAGAGGGCTCCGGCGACGGTGATATGCTGCGCCGACGAGGCGGCTCTCTGCTCCAAGTGCGACTTCGAAGTCCACACCGCCAACAAGCTCGCGAGCAAGCACCAGCGCCTCCTCCTTCAGTGCCTCTCCAATTACAAGCTCCCCCGCTGTGATATCTGCCAA GAGAAGGCAGCTCTCATTTTCTGCGTAGAGGATAGAGCACTCTTCTGTCAAGACTGTGATGAATCGATTCATTCGGCTCATAGCCTTTCGGCCAACCACCAGAGGTTTCTTGCCACTGGAATCCGGGTGGCTTTAAGCTCCAAGTGCACAAGTGGCAGCCAGAAGGGTCCCTTCGAGCCACCAAGCCAGAATACCCCACAAAACCCGATGAAAACCCCAAAACCACAACAGGCTTCTCTGTCAACAGGATGGAGCGTCGATGAACTGTTGCAGTTatcagagctcgagtcctcTGAGAAG AAGGATCAGCTTGGGTTCGGAGAGCTAGAGTGGCTAGCTGACGTGGGGCTCTTCGGAGAACAGAGCACTCATCATCAGGAAACCCTTACTGCAGCTGAGGTTCCTCAGCTCCCAGTTTCACAGCCGAGCAGCTTTCCTGCCCCTAACTGCCGGACCAACAAATTCACCGTCTCTGCACAGAAGAAGCCGAGGATTGACATTgcagaagatgatgatgatgatgatgagcacTTCACTGTCCCCGACCTCGGCTTGGATTGA
- the LOC116213751 gene encoding probable fructokinase-4, which yields MASNGSSSGLIVSFGEMLIDFVPTVSGVSLAEAPGFVKAPGGAPANVAIAVTRLGGKSAFVGKLGDDEFGHMLAGILKQYGVKAEGINFDQGARTALAFVTLRADGEREFMFYRNPSADMLLKPEELNLELIRSAKVFHYGSISLIVEPCRSAHLKAMQVARDAGALLSYDPNLRLPLWPSAEDAREQIMSIWEKADLIKISDVELEFLTGSDKIDDASAMSLWHPNLKLLLVTLGEKGCRYYTKNFCGHVEAYHVNAVDTTGAGDSFVGALLCKIVDDHSLIEDESRLREALKFANACGAITTTKKGAIPALPTADEVLSLMKGSK from the exons ATGGCGTCCAACGGCAGCTCCAGCGGCCTGATCGTGAGCTTCGGCGAGATGCTGATCGACTTCGTCCCCACCGTCTCCGGCGTGTCCCTCGCCGAGGCGCCGGGGTTCGTCAAGGCCCCTGGGGGCGCCCCGGCCAACGTGGCGATCGCCGTCACCAGGCTGGGCGGGAAGTCAGCGTTCGTCGGCAAGCTCGGCGACGACGAGTTCGGGCACATGCTCGCCGGGATCCTGAAGCAGTACGGCGTGAAAGCCGAGGGGATCAACTTCGACCAGGGCGCCAGGACCGCCCTCGCCTTCGTCACCCTCCGCGCCGACGGCGAGCGCGAGTTCATGTTCTACCGGAACCCCAGCGCCGACATGCTGCTCAAGCCCGAGGAGCTCAACCTCGAGCTCATCAGATCC GCCAAAGTGTTCCATTATGGCTCGATCAGCTTGATCGTTGAGCCATGCAGATCAGCCCATCTGAAGGCCATGCAAGTGGCCCGGGACGCTGGGGCCCTCCTCTCCTATGACCCCAACCTCAGGCTCCCTCTGTGGCCATCGGCCGAGGATGCCCGTGAGCAGATCATGAGCATCTGGGAAAAGGCGGACTTGATCAAGATCAGCGATGTGGAGCTGGAGTTCCTTACTGGAAGTGACAAGATTGACGATGCCTCTGCAATGTCTCTATGGCACCCTAACCTCAAGCTCCTCCTCGTCACCCTGGGCGAAAAGGGCTGCAGATACTACACCAAG AATTTCTGCGGCCATGTCGAGGCTTACCATGTAAATGCAGTGGATACCACTGGTGCTGGCGATTCATTTGTGGGAGCTCTTCTCTGCAAGATCGTTGACGACCACTCCCTAATCGAG GACGAATCGAGGCTGAGGGAGGCGCTGAAGTTTGCGAACGCATGTGGAGCCATCACAACCACCAAGAAGGGAGCAATCCCGGCCCTTCCAACTGCGGATGAAGTCCTGAGCCTCATGAAGGGCTCCAAATGA